One window of the Chryseotalea sp. WA131a genome contains the following:
- a CDS encoding histidine kinase — translation MKNYELIYTLFLVFVFCTSCERQNKTDQQTDNAKSETREEVISYGPTSVVRTIKQDRKGNIWMTSWEGIFRYDGKSFTNITSKVSSARFFSLLEDRNGNFWFGTIGSGVFYYDGHTFQNFTTKEGLISNEIGCIYEDKAGNIWFGGSGGASRYDGTSFRSYTINGQVMDEDRTGKSFSERQPYGVNSIIEDRTGKFWFATNVNTFIYDGKTFSVFANKGKPFKNVGNIIEDKKGNIWLGGTRYDGSTFTNFTSSSVLYVYEDRNGNIWTSSSRPNEQNWVLSRYEAKSLDNKEPTVTEIKPELGALFTILESYDGSIWLGADGVHRYDGKIFHDFKSKDLRK, via the coding sequence ATGAAGAACTACGAACTGATTTACACTTTGTTCTTAGTGTTTGTTTTTTGCACTTCCTGCGAAAGACAAAACAAAACCGACCAACAGACAGATAATGCCAAGTCAGAGACGAGAGAAGAGGTTATCTCTTACGGACCTACCAGTGTTGTACGTACAATCAAACAAGATAGAAAGGGTAACATTTGGATGACCTCCTGGGAGGGAATTTTCCGTTATGATGGAAAATCTTTTACCAATATCACCAGTAAAGTAAGTTCAGCTAGATTCTTTTCTCTTTTAGAAGATAGAAACGGTAACTTTTGGTTCGGCACAATTGGCTCAGGTGTTTTCTACTACGATGGGCATACTTTTCAAAATTTCACAACAAAGGAAGGCCTTATTAGCAATGAGATTGGTTGCATTTATGAAGATAAAGCTGGCAATATTTGGTTTGGTGGCAGTGGCGGAGCAAGTCGCTATGATGGTACTTCCTTCCGAAGCTATACAATAAATGGGCAGGTCATGGATGAGGATAGAACAGGGAAGTCTTTTTCAGAACGCCAGCCTTATGGAGTTAATTCAATTATCGAGGACAGAACAGGCAAATTTTGGTTTGCTACCAATGTTAATACTTTCATTTATGATGGAAAAACATTTTCAGTTTTCGCTAACAAGGGCAAACCTTTTAAGAATGTTGGTAACATTATCGAAGATAAAAAAGGTAATATCTGGCTCGGTGGGACTCGCTATGATGGAAGTACATTTACCAACTTCACCTCGAGTTCCGTTCTTTATGTATATGAAGATAGAAATGGTAACATTTGGACAAGTTCTAGTCGCCCTAATGAGCAAAATTGGGTACTTTCTCGTTATGAGGCTAAGTCATTGGACAACAAGGAGCCTACTGTAACCGAAATAAAACCCGAACTAGGAGCACTTTTCACGATTCTAGAATCTTATGATGGAAGCATTTGGTTGGGCGCTGATGGCGTGCATCGTTATGATGGTAAAATCTTTCACGACTTTAAAAGTAAAGACCTTCGGAAATAA
- a CDS encoding DUF4304 domain-containing protein, translating into MTAKEKQTEIIKTYLKPTLKQFGYQTSGQTWWKDKGVFFTLINLQNFSWNSKDSVDFCFNIGIAVKATMTDKIGKKPTVHDLNVYLREGFYLPDDRQEYKYKNKTGYTLTDKMNMDDFKNEMKSDFENHIIPFLEKLNSLQDCLDNFGQIEFWGPNLKKVIQENNLSVV; encoded by the coding sequence ATGACAGCTAAGGAAAAACAGACGGAGATAATTAAAACATATCTGAAACCGACACTTAAACAGTTTGGGTATCAGACTTCGGGACAAACTTGGTGGAAAGACAAAGGAGTTTTTTTTACATTAATTAATCTTCAAAACTTTTCATGGAACAGTAAAGACAGTGTTGACTTTTGTTTTAACATTGGAATTGCTGTTAAGGCGACAATGACGGACAAGATAGGGAAAAAACCGACCGTGCATGATTTAAATGTTTATCTGCGAGAAGGTTTTTATCTACCTGACGACAGACAAGAGTACAAATACAAAAACAAGACAGGTTACACGCTGACAGACAAAATGAATATGGACGATTTTAAAAATGAAATGAAGTCGGACTTTGAAAATCACATAATACCGTTCTTAGAAAAGTTAAATTCGTTACAGGACTGCTTGGACAACTTTGGACAAATTGAATTTTGGGGACCGAATTTAAAAAAGGTAATTCAAGAGAATAATTTAAGTGTGGTGTAG
- a CDS encoding helix-turn-helix transcriptional regulator: MKKSLFKKEYKVLLEQLYRLRLGSGLRQADLADKLGVPQSFISKIESGERKIDLVELRALCKALGSDIKEFTYEFEKALNEGK; encoded by the coding sequence GTGAAAAAGAGCCTTTTTAAAAAGGAGTATAAAGTCCTACTGGAACAACTCTACCGTCTCCGGCTTGGTTCAGGCCTTAGGCAAGCTGACCTCGCGGACAAACTGGGAGTTCCACAATCATTTATTAGCAAAATTGAAAGTGGCGAAAGGAAAATTGATCTGGTAGAACTCCGTGCGCTTTGCAAGGCTCTTGGTTCAGACATTAAGGAGTTTACTTATGAATTTGAAAAGGCACTAAATGAAGGCAAATAA
- a CDS encoding DNA adenine methylase — protein sequence MQLTLEQKFLTYYPPKSQLLKWVGNKQKFAVEITKYFPTDFNKYYEPFLGSGAIIATVAPSKGVGSDTFKPLIEIWQKLAVDPDGLVEWYSERRNRIGSETKEKVYESVKASYNSSPNGADFLFLSRAAYGGIVRFRKADGYMSTPCGVHTPIPVESFAARVKEWRRRLKGVNFEHLDYKEAFELSRPGDLIYCDPPYSHSQSILYGAQDFRLEDLLDQIDRAKSKGVKVALSIDGNKKSGNFLCDLPIPKGLFDNEIFIDCGRSMLRRFQLEGQSLEHEVVADRLLLTY from the coding sequence ATGCAGCTAACTCTCGAACAAAAATTTTTGACTTACTATCCACCAAAGTCACAATTGTTAAAATGGGTAGGAAATAAACAGAAGTTCGCTGTTGAGATTACTAAATATTTTCCCACTGACTTCAATAAGTATTATGAGCCGTTCCTTGGAAGCGGAGCGATAATAGCAACTGTCGCTCCCTCAAAGGGTGTTGGGTCTGATACGTTTAAGCCATTAATCGAAATTTGGCAAAAACTTGCAGTAGACCCAGATGGGCTTGTCGAGTGGTACAGTGAGCGAAGGAATCGAATCGGTTCTGAAACAAAAGAGAAAGTCTATGAAAGTGTAAAAGCTTCATATAACTCATCACCTAATGGAGCAGATTTTTTGTTTCTCAGCAGGGCAGCATATGGAGGAATTGTCCGATTCAGGAAAGCTGATGGCTACATGTCAACTCCGTGTGGTGTTCATACGCCAATCCCTGTTGAGAGTTTTGCTGCTCGTGTTAAAGAATGGAGAAGGAGATTAAAGGGTGTCAATTTTGAACATCTTGATTATAAAGAAGCATTTGAATTGAGTCGACCCGGTGATCTGATCTATTGTGATCCTCCGTACTCCCACAGTCAAAGCATTCTTTATGGGGCACAAGACTTTCGGTTAGAAGATTTATTAGATCAAATTGATCGTGCAAAGTCTAAGGGGGTAAAGGTCGCCTTGAGTATTGATGGAAATAAAAAATCAGGGAATTTCCTATGTGATTTACCAATTCCAAAAGGTCTTTTTGATAATGAAATTTTTATCGACTGCGGTCGCTCGATGCTAAGAAGGTTTCAATTGGAAGGTCAGTCATTGGAACATGAAGTTGTCGCTGATCGGTTACTACTAACCTATTGA